Genomic DNA from Corylus avellana chromosome ca4, CavTom2PMs-1.0:
CTCCACCGCCGACCTTCTCCGTCCTCCTTGCTCCAGAGTCCCTACTGTTGGAGCTTGCTgtagtttttttgttattgtctttattgtcttgttattttgtgcaGGCTTTAAATTTAATCTCCCTGCTTTCGTGATGTACTATCTTTGGGTGGAGACTCTGTTTTTTGCTCTATTTCAATATTCTTCAATGCTTGTTTTGGTGTTGTGTGTTGCTATTGTGGTTAAAATTATCCATACTGTGACCACGTATATCTCGTCTTCTACTGCATTTGGCGAAGCTCATGCTGTGCTACTAGCATTCCAAGGctgtatttttactttttttcattttcctgtGTTAATTGCCTTATATACAGTGCATTTTATTGTGCACCTTATGTAGTTCGATGGGCCGCTTCTAACTTTGTGTTCGAAAGCATTCCCAACCAGtttttcattctcttttccattcggatcaaaaatgaaaaagaccCACAtcttgtaacatttttcttatttgactaaaaaaaaaaaaactcttgttGAGAGTGGACCTAGCGATTTTTGACACAATATGTATATCTAACACGAAATTAGAGGATTAGAATTTAACATTAACGAATTCAGATCATAAATGGGTCAACCCGCTTGACCCTTTAATAAACGTGTTAATCCCGATGCTCCCTTTCACCTATTATATATAGACTTAACAATTAGACCGCCCTATTAAAATTAAGGTTGGTCTATTCATGCTTTGGCACCCTCTAATAAGAAATTCTGGTTCTCGCCCTGGAACGGACTAGCTTCAGGTGCTTCCTTTGACATTGCTTGGGAGTAAAGCAAGTCATTCATAGAGCTCTGACCTTTTGTATCATTTCTATTAATTCCTAAGCACGGTTGAAGCTAAACTTGTATACTTAAAATGGCTAACATTAATTTCTGCTTATAGAAGTTTCGGGGAGAGGCTAGCAATATGCATTAATTTCAAAATAGCAACTGAATCAATacaccaaattttatttttacacacAAGAAATTGTTCCACAAAGATGCTCTGAAGTTCCCAACaacaactcaactcaactaaacaaataataaaGCTCAAGTAAATTTCAGTAGGCTTCATGGTTCCTTTTCACTCATCAGGATAGTCTTTATATTATGTATCCATTTCTGCATTATTCCTgcacaaacaaaataaatagagaaaaatattagaaacggacatattttgttttagaagaATCACACTTGGTCTGTTTCTATAGTAATTTGCAATTACCTTGATGGGGTATTTGCAAACTTCCAAGTAAGTTCAGAACGAGCGGCATTTTCCCGTTCGCCAACAACTTCATCAATGTGCACGGCATCACAAATTTCCTTAAGATCATCTTCAGACAGCTTTACAGCCAAGGAACCAATGTTGTTATCAAGGTTCTTAACTTTCGTTGTACCTGAAGATATcaacaagaaaaataagaacCATCCATCTGATAAAACATCTCACAACCTGCTTAAACGCCATGTTTATCAATCAAGCTGATACAACATATAGACACAGgttgacaaaaaagaaattgtagtTTCTCTGACATGAATATATTAAGAACAGAAATACATCAAACCAGAGGAATGGTGACTAGGATTTCAGTATGCATGGTAACGAAGAAAATTACTATTAAGGTAAACAAACAAGCAGAAACTAAATAACCCAATCGTATGAATAAGATGGAAATGATTAAAGAGAGAGTCAATTATACCAGGGATTGGGACAATATTGTCACCCTGATGGAGAAGCCATGCCAGAGCTAATTGAGGAGTAGTGCAGGCATGCTTTTCAGCCAGGTTGGCAAGTTTGTTATAAAGACTTTTGTTCTTCTCTAAATTCTCCCCCATGAACCTCGGAAACATAGGCTGTGACAAGAACATGATGAATATGAGTTATAAAAGCACATTCCAATGATCAAAGAACTGATTTACTCAACAATATTCTGTCTTAGAGGGTCTAGATAGGTAGTGCAAGGCTTAGTGGATTGTCCAACACTAGCACTTCCGTGTAATAACTCTACCAAAGGTGATCCTATATTCCTATTACAAGAATAACTTCCAGTATGCCCGTTACAATTTTTATTGCCTGGTAACTAATTTGATCCCGAGGCAAAGAATAATCAGGCACACCAAAAGATGCAATCAATAGAACCAAGTCAACTCATgaggttttttaaaattaccaaccATCGATGAACTAATCGGATTAACCAATTAAAGTTCGCTTTAGAACCATAATGCCTTGCCTAATAAGCTAACTCCCCCAATATCAAAATATGGTACCATAATGATTAATGTATCTATGTGTACATGACAAACTGATTCCATAAAAGCAGAAAATTTACTATTCATTTGCAGCATACTGTATACACAACAAACCGATTTCATAAGAATAGAAATTAAAGATTAATTCATTTGCATCTACATACCAAAATACTCTCAGTGGACAAGCTCTCAAGAACAGCCTTCCCACCAAAGAACCCACGACCAAGAGGGCTGTAAGCAACTATTCCAATACCAAGCTCCCTGCAAGTAAAAAGGTGGCAACTTGATGAACAAATAACATCATAATTTTCTTTAGTCAGATTTGTAATACTCTACATGTAGCTAATCCAGAAGAATATTATGATCTTGAAGGCAACAATTTGACCTATACATATAAACttacaaattttgtttaataatgtAAACACTGGATCTAGCTAATATTTACCAACCGGCAAAGTGGAATAATCTCATCTTCAATATCACGGCTCCAAAGGGAATACTCCATTTGTACGGCAGTGATGGGATGAACTGCATGGGCTCTCCTTATTGTGTCAACACTAGCTTCAGATAACCCAATATATTTTATCTTTCCTTCATCAACCAGCTTCTTAAGCTCCCCCATCTTCCTTGCATAATCCAGACAAAAATAGCAATCAAAATTGAATGTTATCTTGTACATTAAGGTAATGGATTGGAAGTGGCATAATAggaaaaaattaggaaaaagtgttttgatgcttACAGTATCCTCAATTGGGACTTTCACGTCAATGCGATGTGAATAGTAAATATCAATGTAGTCCACGTCAAGCCGCTTAAGACTGGCTTCACAGCATTCTCGTACATATTCAGGGGTTCCCCTTACGCCATATTGACCCCCTTGTAACCTGAACACCCCAAATTTTGTAGCCAGTTGAATTTTTTCTCGAGGAAGCTGCTTCAAAGCCTGagaatcatttaattaaatgattaaacaacATGGTCATTTGCGTAACTCACAATCAAACTTCATAATAAACACAAAAGATTACCTTGCCAAGCATGATTTCATTATCATGATTATGCCCATAGAAATCTGATGTATCAAAGAAAGTAATGCCCCTATCGAATGCTTCCTTAATAACTGAACATCCAGCTTCATGAGAAAGAGGAGCGTTATATGCTCCGGATAGTCCCGCGCATCCAAATCCCAATTCAGAAACCTGCTCAGCAGGATCCCAACAAAGAAGCAATTTTTACAGACTATAGTAGAAACTTATTGTTATTCAATCAAATATATAATGACCGGATAAAAGTTTATCAAACAGCTATTGACGAAACTAGAAAGCCCAAGAAGGAAATAAGCATCAATCAAATTGCAGTTACAGGTGTTGAAATGAAGAATACCCAATTACCCATCTAGCAAAAATGATCGTATCTAAAATGGTAGGAAAGAAggaagtgattaaaaaaaaaaaactcacctcCAATCCCTGACTGCCCAGTTTCACTCTAGGGATTTGGTTCTGCTGCTTCTCCTCCATTATTCTGAATTAAGCACTGCCTAGCTCGTTGAAGATGCTCGTGCCAGCATCCTTGGTACACTTAAATAGGTTCCCCTGCAAGGGAAGGAAAGTCCAAaccaaattgttttatttttaccgAATCAATAAGGTGGCTGCCAAGTCAAACTTGACTGACCTttcatctttaaaaaaacatattggtTGGCCTTTCATTGGACACAAAATCTGAGAGAAGCCGCCGCCCAACACACGCAAGAAGCGGGTAAATTCAGCCGGCACAAGTGTTTCATTGGAAAATGCTTGTCTTTCTAGTTCTAGGCGGTACGAGGAAGTCTTTAGGATTCTCTTCTTTGATCCCTGGAAATGAATCAACATACAAACGCATTTCATTTTAGAACAGAAGAGAAATTGTTCCATAAGAATGCACTAAGGTTCTCAACATGCATGTTGCTGGTAAGGCGaggataaaattcattaatcacacacatgtttttttttttttttttgtgaagattcCCTTTCCCATATTTATCATGGTAACATTATTCATGAAAAGAATTAaacaactcaactcaactaaaaTGAGcttcaatcttaattgaaatagaGCTGGCTCCACGGTTCCTTTTAACTCATCAGGATAggctttgtttatctttttcaGCATGATTCCTAAATAGAGAAAgcaaggataaaaaaaaaaaaatggtacgtCTTTAGAAGGACTAGATTGGCGGGGTGAAAGGTTTAGGCTGCGTTTGGTGGTAAGAGCAAGTTactatttataaaataaaaattataactctcaacattcttattttttacgtcgtatcaatcactttttactattatttaaaaaaaaaaaaatactaccacacaaaaaattttcatacctaacatttttacttatttttttttttttttcacatcaattaatttttgttacagTTTCAAACCGCTAAATAATTTGTACGACGTGATTCCACCCCTAGTTGTCATCATGGCATGAGTTGTGATAGAAAGAGGATTTACTAATTGCAGTTCAATTGTAATTTGTCCACAATCACCTTGAGGCATGGgatctataaatattttatttctaaccaGTAACCAAATTCATGTATGTCAGCATGGAATAGGCCGAGGTAGGGCCATGTTATTGAAGACAAGCAACCATCATGAttgttcctaatttttttttttattaaaaaaagtttcaaatgGCCACTCTGCCTTTGCCCGGTCTAACTTTTAGagattctaaaaaaataaaaaataaaaaaaattctcaaatccAAAGAACTATATTAATATACGGTAAAATATCTTATACATTGTACGGATCTCATTCATGCTtgggggagaaaaaaaattaaaacggtGTCGTTCAAGATTCTTGGACTCGGAAAAAACGGTGCCGTATCGACGTGTATCAACCAGTAACGCCCCCAGTgtgaaaaaccaaaaccaaaaccaaaaccaggTGTCTCCCCTCCCCTCCTCGTACCTTAAGCTTTCCATATCTCAGTCCAATCCAAGAAGTCTGAAacctaaaagaaaaacatactacaaataaacaaaattagagGTGAAACAAAAACCATGGAGAGGAGGCAAAGACAGAGAAGCGAAAGGATGTGTGCGTCAATAATTGTTCTGTTGCTGTTGAGCTTGGTCGGTAGAATCTCGTCCCTTTCGGTGACCGTAAACGACGTCGAATGCGTGTACGAGTACGTGCTCTACGAGGGCGACTCGGTCTCTGGCAATTTCGTGGTCGTTGACCACGACATCTTCTGGGCCTCCGATCACCCCGGCATCGATTTCACCGTAAGCGATTTGGGTTTTGATTGGATCTTTCTCTGTGACAGGGTTTTTGTTCTTCGGGGGTTGTCTTGTTTTATAATTGGTTGAATGGTTTTTGATTGTTGATTTGTTTCGATTTGAAAAGGTGATGtcttttgaaagagaaatggtGTGGTGGGTCTGTTTGATTGATGAGAAAATTGTGGGAAAACGGGGGAAATTCACGTTATGTATAGGTTTTCTTAAAATTCGGAAATCGGACACAATtcggtattttttaaaaaaaaaaaattaaaattttattccaTGTCTTTCGGTTTGATTTGTTGTGCAGAGTCGATGATGTTGGAAATTTACCTGTACATTGATATGGGCATGTAATTTTGGTGTTGGTGCTGTTTACGTGAGGCTTGTCTTTTAGAATTTCAAGGATTTGGGTGCTATGATATATTTGTTGAAGCAAACTTATAGGTTTAGTTTAAATAGAAGAAAGGGTCATCTGTATTTTGAGTCTTTAGTTTGAAGCTTTGGTTTAGACTTTAGACTCATTATTTGCCAGCTATTGGCTGCAAATCCAAGATTAACGTTTTTATTCTTAGTCTGGCGCTCAAATATCGTATAATGCTTGATTGGAACTATATCATAATGTTTGAATACTTGGTAAATTTTTCTTCACTCAGTGGATCTGCTTGTAAAGTTTCAATGATGAAAAAACTTCTGCTGATAGTAGAATTCTGAATGATGTTTTGCTCACTCATGAATTACTTAACAATatgatagaaataaaaaaataaaaaaaaggcgGGGTGGTGGGGTTGGGGTGGGGTGAAGTAAAAAGAGTTGTAACCATAATTCTAGGAAGGAAGAAGCAAAGGTATGGAAAAAAGCATCAGGTTATGATAGCTAATAGCCAATTTTATTGAATATTCTCGTCTATCCTAGTTTTATCACTTTACATCTTGCAATTGGAATAATAAGAGATGACCTTAGCTCTCTTCTCGTCTGTAATATGTTGGTCTTTTGTTGTAAATCTATTTAAGAAAGAGTTATATCAAAATATTAACTTTTTTAGTCGTGTAAGGCCTATTCATTAGAAGGATTTTCTAGGGCCTTCTAAAAGCCCGTCCCTGTGTGCATGAAAACTCTTGACTATGTGATATTATAAATTAGAAGCCATTTTCTGTTCATCTTGCATCAGTTATCCAAATTACATTGCTTGAAGTTGCAAATAGTTTTTATATCTACTCTCGAATCAGAGGTTTGTGCATCCTAATTATGGGATTTTGAATCCCCCTTCCCCCTCCCACTGGGGTCAATTACTTATcacaagaagagaaaaataatgggATTTTGTTCAGGTGACATCTCCTGCGGGTAATATGGTGCATAGTTTGAAGGGAAAATCTGGTGACAAGTTTGAGTTCAAGGCCCCACGAAGTGGAATGTACAAATTCTGTTTTCATAATCCTTACTCGACCCCAGAGACAGTTTCCTTCTACATACATGTTGGTCATATTCCCAATGAGCACGACCTCGCCAAAGATGGTTTGTTAAAATCTCTATCAATACGTTTTTATTAGCATATTCTGATATTCTTTGATCATCTACATATATTCATATCTGAATTGTTATAAGAAATAGATTTCATAAATATGGGCTCTGTTAGTCCAAGCAACAATTTTTTAGGCTATTTTTATAGACTCTTGATTACCTAAAAACATGTTTGCGGCTGACATATGCTCTCCATGTGTTTTGCTCTCCCTTTAAACTTAAACATGGTGGCTTTTTCAGAACATTTGAACCcaataaatgttaaaattgcTGAGCTGAGAGAGGCACTGGAGTCTGTTACCGCAGAGCAGAAGTACTTGAAGGCACGTGATTCTCGGCATCGCCACAGTAAGTTGTTTTCTTTCCATGAGTTAAAGTGATGATcatgatttgatataaatatGTCATTTGTGGTTTTCTGGCAAATGTGGATATATGCCCATTTCATGGACAGAATCTAGCTTATCTCTTGTGATAGGCACCAGTGCAATGTATCGGCTTTAGTGATTTACTGTAAGGATATATATGGGGTAGGTTAAAGTTATGCATGATATAgttttatcaaagaaaaatgctacatactacatttttatcaaagagaaatgctacatactacatttttatcctacaatgtTGGCGTAACAGCAAGGGTGGAACCAAGATTTTTTACATGGGGGTCCAAACCTacataagtaaataaatatgtaGATACAAAGAGTAGTAAAGTAAATCATCTAGCTATCGTAAAAAAGGCATCATTGATGAGGTCATGCcatagaaataatatttttataaagattttaaaaaaatttggggttgCCAAAGACCTCCCAACCACTAAGGTAGGTTTACCCCTACATGGTAGTCCCAATTAacaattggatttttttttttaacaataactgATCCAAGGGTTGATTGGGACTGTCACATCAACCACGtcaatattgtgagataaaaatgtgctttctagcattactctttaacaAAAGTTGCACCACTCAATAACTTTTTGTTACAATATCTTGTTAAATCCACTGTTGGAATAGATATCTTTCTAATAACTATTATCATGCTAATCAGATATTAATAACTATCTTATTTATGAAGTGttcaaaattatagtttttGTATTCTTAAAATCTACTAAAAAATTAAGTCCGTAAATTTGATAGTAAATTACATTCAATTGTTGTGAAATTTAGTGGGCCTAAGTCTTGAGAGAACATTTAATCTAATGGCAGGATCCaaaaatcactgatttaataaaaataaataaataaataaataaataaaaatttagtataCCTTACTAAAAGTTACACCAGGTGTAATTTGAACCAACAGACACATACATATCTATATAGCAGCATCGGTGCATACATTTGTTAATAACATAGATAGATTCATTTTCTTGAGGTTGTATAAAAAACGCATGAGAAATGATTCTTTGCATTATGGCATTCATCTTGTGTATATTTTTGCTGAGTTGGCATGTTCCAttcacatttaattaaaaaggacaAAAGTGGATGGCATGCCAACTTAGCAAAGATGTACGCAAGATGGACTCCAGAATGTAAATAAGGATTTCTCAAAACACATAATGGGATACCCGTTATGGTAATTTAATGTGAAGTTCACTTATAAGCTTTAAAATTGGAGTTAGAtcattacatatatatttttctttgtttcttttttgtgttatttttgttaatCTGTCAAGTAAACCTACATGAGTCATCGTGTTTAAGTTGCAGTTGTAGAATTTAAGGAGCCTTTGTGGTCCAGGGAATAGTGTTGCTATAATATTCGAACTATCCAATAAcattaggaaaaaataaatttccagTAATGGTCAAGCAGGGTGGCAATATTGATTCGCCTAGTGGATGTTGGTAGCATGCCCTTTGAAGGGTGTTTGTTGTATGATGAATATAATCTTGTTGCTTGCATCATTGTATCTTTCTAGAATATTCAAAGATGAATCACCAACCCACTCTTTAGTCGGCCCTACACATCTTTAGTGTGTTTGTTGTTTTGCTGCTTCTGGATATATCTACACCCTCTATTACATCAATAAAAAGATTACTTACCACTCTGTTTCTGCCTCAGCAAATGAGAGCACACGAAAGCGAGTTGTCTTCTACACTGTCGGAGAGTACATTTTGCTGGCTGCTTTAAGTGGTCTACAAGTCCTCTATATACGGCAGCTGTTCAGCAAATCAGTCGCATACAACCGAGTTTGATCTGCTTGATTAATCTTAATTTCTACATGGCAACTTGATGAGGCTTATAGATGAGTTCCTTTTGTGTAACAATATGTGCTAGTttactctatttatttattgcatCTCAACTACAGTTTGAGTTTTAAACAAAATGATTTAGCTGGTCTTAATTGCAGATTTTAGTGGATTTAGAAAATGAATTTGAAGTGTTGGGAATTGACTAAATAGTTAATTcttagttgaaataaataataataaaactgaaacttgtgattttctttttctcttgaaaTGAAGTGGAATGATTTGGATAACTATTGGAGGGCACTTGACAACAA
This window encodes:
- the LOC132177724 gene encoding perakine reductase-like isoform X1; protein product: MEEKQQNQIPRVKLGSQGLEVSELGFGCAGLSGAYNAPLSHEAGCSVIKEAFDRGITFFDTSDFYGHNHDNEIMLGKALKQLPREKIQLATKFGVFRLQGGQYGVRGTPEYVRECCEASLKRLDVDYIDIYYSHRIDVKVPIEDTVSIKTLFPNFFLLCHFQSITLMYKITFNFDCYFCLDYARKMGELKKLVDEGKIKYIGLSEASVDTIRRAHAVHPITAVQMEYSLWSRDIEDEIIPLCRELGIGIVAYSPLGRGFFGGKAVLESLSTESILPMFPRFMGENLEKNKSLYNKLANLAEKHACTTPQLALAWLLHQGDNIVPIPGTTKVKNLDNNIGSLAVKLSEDDLKEICDAVHIDEVVGERENAARSELTWKFANTPSRNNAEMDT
- the LOC132177724 gene encoding perakine reductase-like isoform X2, yielding MEEKQQNQIPRVKLGSQGLEVSELGFGCAGLSGAYNAPLSHEAGCSVIKEAFDRGITFFDTSDFYGHNHDNEIMLGKALKQLPREKIQLATKFGVFRLQGGQYGVRGTPEYVRECCEASLKRLDVDYIDIYYSHRIDVKVPIEDTMGELKKLVDEGKIKYIGLSEASVDTIRRAHAVHPITAVQMEYSLWSRDIEDEIIPLCRELGIGIVAYSPLGRGFFGGKAVLESLSTESILPMFPRFMGENLEKNKSLYNKLANLAEKHACTTPQLALAWLLHQGDNIVPIPGTTKVKNLDNNIGSLAVKLSEDDLKEICDAVHIDEVVGERENAARSELTWKFANTPSRNNAEMDT
- the LOC132179961 gene encoding transmembrane emp24 domain-containing protein p24beta3; amino-acid sequence: MERRQRQRSERMCASIIVLLLLSLVGRISSLSVTVNDVECVYEYVLYEGDSVSGNFVVVDHDIFWASDHPGIDFTVTSPAGNMVHSLKGKSGDKFEFKAPRSGMYKFCFHNPYSTPETVSFYIHVGHIPNEHDLAKDEHLNPINVKIAELREALESVTAEQKYLKARDSRHRHTNESTRKRVVFYTVGEYILLAALSGLQVLYIRQLFSKSVAYNRV